The following coding sequences are from one Williamwhitmania taraxaci window:
- a CDS encoding zinc ribbon domain-containing protein has translation MRNLVLVILTFLIVSCGNTVKDQAAAWESNKIYIEQYVAKYPSLADKINAQYLKAQESMEQANKLGDEKKRIHAMKYANSLCQHGVIETINRLESAIESLKTQTKTLKENIKTDEFSPKTAFLLQEATGYLEKADMLLEAKYNSSDSALIVFENESKRLEDIEHGLETHYREILDNRPIETDKNVSVNSSTDSSLQNSSSTTKIATLKCKKCGGLLKEGDVKCKNCGAPVKK, from the coding sequence ATGAGAAATTTAGTACTAGTTATACTCACGTTCCTCATTGTATCTTGTGGGAATACAGTAAAAGATCAAGCTGCTGCATGGGAATCAAACAAGATCTATATAGAACAATATGTAGCCAAATATCCGAGTTTAGCTGATAAGATTAATGCCCAGTATTTGAAGGCTCAAGAAAGCATGGAGCAAGCAAATAAACTTGGTGACGAAAAAAAGCGTATTCATGCAATGAAATATGCTAATTCGTTATGCCAGCATGGGGTTATTGAAACTATAAATAGGCTTGAAAGCGCAATAGAGTCTTTAAAAACTCAAACAAAAACGCTTAAGGAAAATATTAAAACCGATGAGTTTTCGCCAAAGACAGCATTCTTGCTACAAGAAGCAACTGGTTATTTGGAAAAAGCAGATATGCTCCTTGAGGCTAAGTATAACTCTTCGGATTCGGCCTTGATTGTTTTCGAAAATGAATCTAAACGGCTTGAGGATATAGAGCATGGTCTCGAAACGCATTATAGAGAAATTCTCGATAATCGTCCCATAGAAACGGATAAAAATGTCTCTGTTAATAGTTCGACAGATAGTTCGTTGCAGAATTCCTCCAGCACGACAAAAATCGCAACACTTAAATGTAAGAAGTGTGGTGGTCTGCTAAAAGAAGGAGATGTTAAGTGTAAAAACTGCGGGGCACCCGTTAAAAAGTA